One part of the Eucalyptus grandis isolate ANBG69807.140 chromosome 10, ASM1654582v1, whole genome shotgun sequence genome encodes these proteins:
- the LOC104422041 gene encoding cytochrome P450 85A, with protein sequence MAVHVLLLLVAFTLLSACTALLKWNDVKYRRKKGLPPGTMGWPLFGETTEFLKQGPNFMKNQRARYGSLYKSHILGCPTVVSMDPELNRFILMNEAKGLVPGYPQSMLDILGKSNIAAVHGSAHRHMRGALLALVSPAMIRDHLLPKIDEFMRSHLSNWADHHTIDIQEKTKQMAFLSSLKQIAGIESGAKVKAFTDEFFKLVLGTLSLPIDFPGTNYRCGFQARKNIVSLLRQLMEERRASRETHQDMLGFLMREDENRYKLTDEEIIDQTIAVLYSGYETVSTTTMMTIKYLHDHPRVLQELRREHLAIKGAKEPEDPIDWNDVKSMPFTRAVILETSRLATVVNGVLRKTTRDVELSGFTIPKGWRIYVYTREINYDPHLYEEPLAFNPWRWMDRSMESQNYFLLFGGGTRHCPGKELGIAEISIFLHYFVTRYRWEEVGGEKLMKFPRVAAPNGFHIRVRSY encoded by the exons ATGGCCGTTCACGTTCTGCTGCTTCTTGTGGCCTTCACGCTGCTCAGTGCATGCACTGCTTTATTGAAGTGGAATGACGTGAAGTACCGGAGGAAGAAAGGGTTGCCTCCGGGCACGATGGGCTGGCCATTGTTTGGCGAGACCACAGAGTTCCTGAAACAGGGCCCAAACTTCATGAAAAACCAGAGAGCAAG GTATGGGAGTTTGTACAAGTCCCACATTCTCGGGTGCCCGACAGTTGTGTCCATGGACCCAGAGCTCAACAGGTTCATCCTCATGAACGAAGCGAAAGGCCTGGTGCCCGGTTACCCGCAGTCCATGCTCGACATATTGGGCAAGAGCAACATCGCCGCCGTCCACGGGTCCGCCCACCGGCACATGAGAGGGGCATTGCTCGCCCTGGTCAGCCCCGCCATGATCAGGGACCATCTCTTGCCCAAGATAGATGAGTTCATGAGATCCCACCTCAGCAACTGGGCTGATCATCACACCATCGACATTCAGGAGAAGACCAAACAG ATGGCATTTCTATCATCTCTAAAGCAAATTGCTGGTATCGAATCCGGCGCAAAAGTTAAGGCATTCACGGatgaatttttcaagttggTCCTAGGAACTCTGTCCCTGCCCATTGATTTTCCCGGCACAAATTATCGCTGCGGGTTTCAG GCAAGGAAGAATATTGTCAGCTTGTTGAGGCAACTAATGGAGGAGAGAAGGGCTTCGCGAGAAACCCACCAAGACATGCTTGGCTTTTTGAtgagagaagatgaaaatagaTATAAGTTGACGGATGAAGAGATAATAGACCAGACAATTGCCGTTTTGTACTCTGGGTATGAAACTGTCTCAACAACAACCATGATGACCATCAAGTACCTGCATGATCACCCAAGGGTGCTTCAAGAACTGAGG AGAGAACATTTGGCGATCAAAGGGGCCAAAGAGCCTGAAGATCCAATTGACTGGAACGATGTCAAATCAATGCCGTTCACACGTGCA GTGATCCTTGAAACGTCCAGATTGGCCACTGTTGTAAATGGGGTGTTGAGGAAAACAACTCGGGATGTGGAACTCAGTG GTTTTACAATTCCAAAGGGATGGAGAATATATGTTTACACGAGGGAGATAAACTACGACCCTCATTTGTATGAAGAGCCCCTCGCTTTCAATCCATGGAGATGGATG GACCGAAGCATGGAATCTCAAAACTACTTCTTACTATTTGGCGGAGGCACAAGGCACTGTCCCGGAAAGGAACTTGGGATTGCCGAGATTTCTATATTTCTTCACTACTTTGTAACTAGATACAG ATGGGAAGAAGTTGGAGGAGAGAAACTGATGAAATTCCCGAGAGTTGCAGCACCAAATGGATTTCACATTAGAGTCAGATCTTACTGA